Proteins encoded together in one Musa acuminata AAA Group cultivar baxijiao chromosome BXJ3-6, Cavendish_Baxijiao_AAA, whole genome shotgun sequence window:
- the LOC135641243 gene encoding protein TOC75-3, chloroplastic-like: MAFAAPTQLLGPQIHSSAAAPRRRKYMPNDGTIVPTTIIVRARKKSLAAAPWTRKHIPYGRTIGPTTIVIRVCKKYIAPFSASVVSVAAAAAGGFILISSFPPSPPPIDGGGGGGGWFRGGGGDGGGGFWSNLFSPFVALAKEEGGGGHGWDPHGLPANIVVQLNKLSGLKRYKISEILFFDRRRSTTVAGTNDSFFEMVSLRNGGVYTKAQLQKEVENLASSGMFEKVDLEGKTKPDGTMALTVSFTESTWQSADAFRCINVGLLPQTKQMEMDADMTEREKLEYFRIQEREYKRRIDRSRPCLLPVTVQREVLQMLRERGKVSARLLQRIRDRVQKWYHDEGYACAQVVNFGNLNTREVVCEVVEGDITQLNIQFLDKLGNLCEGNTQLAVIRRELPRQLRSGHVFNIEAGKQALRNINSLSLFSNIEVNPRPDEKKEGGIIVEIKLREMDQKSAEVSIEWSLVPGRHGQPTLASIQPGGTISFEHRNIKGLNRSIVGSVTSSNLLNPQDDLSFKLDYVHPYLDGVTNPRNRTFRVSCFNSRKLSPVFTGGPGADEVPPVWIDRAGFKANVTENYTRQSKFTYGLVMEEITPRDETSSICTHGARALPSGGLSMDGPPTTLSGIGVDRMAFAQANVTRDNTKFLNGAIVGERDVFQVDQGLGIGSNFPFFNRHQLTLTRFIPLKQVEEGVDKSAPPVLVLHGHYGGCVGDLASYDAFTLGGPYSVRGYNMGELGACRNILELAAELRIPIKKTHVYLFAEHGNDLGSSKDVKGNPTEFFRRAGHGSSYGAGLKLGMVRAEYAVDHNTDTGAVFLRFGERF, from the exons ATGGCCTTCGCCGCCCCAACGCAACTTCTCGGTCCCCAGATCCACTCGTCTGCCGCTGCTCCGCGGAGGCGCAAATATATGCCTAATGACGGAACCATCGTCCCTACAACTATCATCGTTCGGGCCCGCAAGAAATCCCTTGCCGCTGCTCCATGGACGCGCAAACATATTCCCTACGGCAGAACCATCGGCCCTACAACTATCGTCATTCGGGTCTGCAAGAAATATATCGCACCCTTCTCCGCCTCCGTTGTCTCCGTTGCCGCCGCGGCTGCTGGTGGGTTCATCTTGATCTCGTCGttccctccctctcctccccCTATCGACGGCGGCGGGGGCGGCGGGGGTTGGttccgcggcggcggcggtgatGGGGGTGGTGGTTTCTGGTCCAACCTGTTCTCCCCGTTTGTGGCCCTTGCGAAGGAGGAAGGTGGCGGCGGCCATGGGTGGGATCCTCATGGCCTGCCGGCCAACATCGTTGTCCAGCTCAACAAACTGAGCGGACTCAAGCGGTACAAGATCTCCGAGATCCTCTTCTTCGACCGCCGTCGCTCGACCACCGTCGCCGGCACCAATGACTCATTCTTCGAGATGGTCTCCCTGCGCAACGGTGGCGTCTACACCAAGGCCCAGCTCCAGAAGGAGGTCGAAAACCTAGCCTCTTCCGGCATGTTCGAGAAGGTCGATCTCGAGGGCAAGACCAAGCCCGACGGCACCATGGCCCTCACGGTGTCGTTCACCGAGAGCACGTGGCAGTCCGCCGACGCATTCCGCTGCATCAACGTCGGCCTGCTGCCGCAGACGAAGCAGATGGAGATGGACGCCGACATGACGGAGAGGGAGAAGTTGGAGTACTTTCGGATCCAGGAGAGGGAATACAAGAGGAGGATCGATCGGTCGAGGCCATGTTTGCTGCCCGTGACGGTGCAGCGCGAGGTGCTGCAGATGCTCCGCGAGCGGGGAAAGGTTAGCGCAAGGCTGCTGCAGAGGATTCGGGACAGGGTGCAGAAATGGTACCACGACGAGGGATATGCTTGCGCTCAGGTCGTCAATTTTGGGAACCTGAACACTAGAGAGGTGGTGTGTGAGGTCGTGGAGGGCGATATCACTCAGCTCAACATCCAATTCCTTGATAAACTTGGAAACTTATGTGAAGGAAACACTCAGCTGGCAGTCATTCGTCGGGAACTGCCGAGACAG CTTCGATCAGGGCATGTCTTTAACATAGAAGCGGGAAAGCAAGCTTTGAGGAATATAAATTCACTTTCCTTGTTCTCTAACATAGAAGTAAACCCACGACCAGAtgaaaagaaagaaggaggaattATAGTTGAAATTAAACTCAGAGAAATGGATCAAAAGTCAGCTGAAGTTAGCATAGAATGGAGTCTTGTACCTGGACGTCATGGACAACCAACTCTG GCATCGATCCAACCTGGTGGAACTATTTCATTTGAACATCGCAACATCAAAGGATTGAACAGATCAATTGTTGGTTCAGTTACATCAAGCAATCTGCTCAATCCTCAG GATGATCTGTCCTTTAAGCTTGACTATGTGCACCCTTATTTGGATGGTGTGACCAACCCTCGCAATCGTACCTTCCGTGTCAGTTGCTTTAACAGTCGAAAGTTGAGTCCTGTTTTCACCGGTGGCCCAGGTGCAGATGAAGTTCCACCTGTGTGGATTGATAGGGCTGGTTTTAAAGCCAATGTAACAGAG AACTACACCCGACAAAGCAAATTCACTTATGGGCTTGTGATGGAGGAAATCACACCTCGCGATGAAACTAGCAGTATATGTACCCATGGTGCTCGGGCACTGCCTAGTGGTGGTTTAAGCATGGATGGACCTCCAACAACCCTCAGTGGTATTGGTGTTGACCGGATGGCATTTGCGCAGGCAAATGTTACACGTGACAACACAAAGTTTCTAAATGGTGCAATTGTTGGTGAGAGAGATGTCTTTCAG GTGGACCAAGGTCTTGGAATCGGCAGCAACTTCCCCTTCTTTAACCGTCACCAGCTCACATTAACCCGCTTTATTCCATTGAAACAAGTCGAAGAAGGCGTCGATAAATCAGCACCACCGGTCCTGGTTCTACACGGACACTATGGCGGTTGTGTCGGAGACCTTGCAAGCTATGATGCTTTCACTCTTGGAGGGCCCTACTCTGTGAGAGGCTACAACATGGGAGAGTTGGGTGCATGCAGGAACATTCTTGAG CTTGCTGCTGAGCTGCGGATTCCGATAAAGAAAACCCATGTATATTTGTTTGCGGAGCATGGAAACGACCTCGGCAGTTCGAAGGATGTGAAGGGAAACCCAACGGAGTTCTTCCGCCGAGCTGGACATGGCTCTTCGTACGGTGCAGGTCTCAAGCTTGGGATGGTGAGAGCAGAGTATGCGGTGGATCACAACACTGACACCGGTGCAGTATTTTTAAGGTTTGGCGAGAGATTTTGA
- the LOC135641245 gene encoding thaumatin-like protein: protein MATHKAHLFVFCLCSLTSVSCQIQLILVNNCNYSVWPGTLGNAGHLTPKDGGFHLARFEEAVIDVPEGWSGRIWGRTGCCFDEHGGGYCDTGDCGRRLHCMGKSGAPPASVVEMTLGTAASSLHFYDVSLVEGFNLPVTMAPVGGGIGCGVAGCEADVTACCPAEFEVRRGRRVVGCKSACLALKADEYCCTGRYGSPTSCKPTRFSHLFKSICPRAYSYAFDDPTSLKKCRASRYLITFCPPQH from the exons ATGGCGACACACAAAGCACATCTCTTCGTTTTCTGCCTCTGCTCGCTTACCTCTGTATCAT GTCAGATTCAACTCATCCTCGTCAACAACTGCAACTACAGCGTGTGGCCGGGCACGCTCGGCAACGCCGGCCACCTTACCCCCAAGGACGGCGGCTTCCACCTCGCCCGCTTCGAGGAAGCCGTCATCGACGTGCCCGAGGGATGGTCGGGGAGGATATGGGGCAGGACGGGCTGCTGCTTCGACGAGCACGGCGGCGGCTATTGCGACACCGGGGACTGCGGCCGCCGGCTGCACTGCATGGGCAAGTCGGGGGCGCCACCGGcgtcggtggtggagatgactttGGGCACCGCCGCGTCGTCGCTTCACTTCTACGACGTGAGCCTGGTGGAGGGATTCAACCTCCCGGTCACCATGGCGCCGGTGGGCGGGGGGATCGGGTGCGGCGTCGCGGGGTGCGAAGCGGACGTGACCGCCTGCTGCCCCGCGGAGTTTGAGGTGCGGAGGGGACGACGGGTGGTGGGGTGCAAGAGCGCGTGCTTGGCGCTGAAGGCCGACGAGTACTGCTGCACCGGGAGATATGGGTCGCCGACGAGTTGCAAGCCGACGCGCTTCTCCCACCTCTTCAAGTCCATATGCCCTCGTGCTTACAGCTACGCCTTCGACGACCCGACGAGCTTGAAGAAGTGCAGGGCGTCGCGCTACCTCATCACCTTCTGCCCTCCTCAGCATTAA
- the LOC135641244 gene encoding aspartic proteinase PCS1-like: MTSSASSSQSFLLFLFLCLLQPFTSDSHRVATTTNPTASKVPSLSLVLPLTVQKVPSLSLPTPPNKLLFHHNVSLTVPLAVGTPPQNVTMVLDTGSELSWLLCNSSSAAALSFDPQCSSSYYPVPCSSPACSDRGRDLPMPPVCDASSTAGFCHFYLSYTDASTAEGVLATDSFLLGSSSPVPTVFGCVASTYSSAGGDTDAAGLLGMNRGSLSFVNQSGIRRFSYCIPDDDASGVLVLGDAEPPFPLSLNYTPLIQISLPLPYFDRVAYTVQLEGIRVGDTLLPIPKSVLVPDHTGAGQTMVDSGTQFTFLLGPAYDALKSEFSRQTSGALVPLDEPDFVFQGAFDLCFRLPAERDAPPPGLPTVVLLLRGGAEVAVAGERLLYRATGDAPGSDAVWCFTFGNSDLVPLSAYVIGHHHQQNVWVAYDLENARVGFAPARCDQASRLLGVAST; encoded by the coding sequence ATGACCTCCTCTGCTTCTAGTTCTCAATCCTTTCTTCTGTTTCTGTTCCTTTGTCTTCTGCAACCCTTCACCTCCGATTCCCACAGAGTAGCAACGACGACAAATCCCACTGCTTCGAAGGTGCCATCTTTGTCCCTTGTGCTACCACTTACAGTTCAAAAGGTGCCATCTTTGTCGCTCCCCACGCCACCCAACAAGCTCCTCTTCCACCACAATGTCAGCCTCACCGTGCCCCTCGCCGTCGGCACGCCGCCGCAGAACGTGACCATGGTGCTCGACACCGGCAGCGAGCTGTCCTGGCTCCTCTGcaactcctcctccgccgccgcgttGTCCTTCGACCCCCAGTGCTCGTCTTCCTACTATCCCGTTCCCTGCTCCTCACCGGCTTGCAGCGACCGCGGCCGCGACCTCCCCATGCCGCCCGTCTGCGACGCCTCCTCCACTGCCGGTTTCTGCCACTTTTACCTCTCTTACACTGACGCTTCCACAGCCGAGGGCGTCCTCGCTACCGACTCCTTCCTCTTGGGCAGCTCTTCCCCCGTGCCCACCGTCTTTGGATGCGTGGCTTCCACCTACTCCTCCGCCGGTGGCGACACTGATGCCGCAGGGCTGCTTGGCATGAACAGGGGATCCCTTTCCTTCGTGAACCAGAGCGGCATCCGCCGATTCTCCTACTGCATCCCGGACGACGACGCCTCCGGCGTGCTTGTCCTCGGCGACGCCGAGCCCCCTTTCCCACTCTCGCTCAACTACACCCCTCTGATCCAGATCTCCCTTCCCCTGCCCTACTTCGACCGGGTCGCCTACACCGTCCAGCTCGAGGGCATCCGCGTCGGCGACACCCTCCTACCGATCCCCAAGTCGGTGCTCGTCCCCGACCACACCGGCGCCGGGCAGACCATGGTCGACTCCGGCACCCAGTTCACCTTCCTCCTCGGCCCCGCCTACGACGCGCTGAAGTCGGAGTTCTCGCGGCAGACGAGCGGCGCGCTCGTCCCCCTGGACGAGCCGGACTTCGTCTTCCAGGGGGCGTTCGACCTCTGCTTCCGGCTCCCGGCGGAGAGGGACGCGCCGCCGCCGGGACTTCCTACGGTGGTACTCCTGCTCCGCGGCGGAGCGGAAGTGGCAGTGGCGGGGGAGCGCCTGCTGTACCGTGCGACGGGCGACGCGCCCGGCTCCGACGCTGTGTGGTGCTTCACGTTCGGCAACTCGGACTTGGTGCCGCTGTCAGCGTACGTGATCGGACACCACCATCAGCAGAACGTGTGGGTGGCGTACGACCTGGAGAACGCCCGTGTCGGGTTCGCGCCGGCGCGCTGCGACCAGGCGAGTCGCCTACTGGGCGTTGCGAGCACATGA
- the LOC135641337 gene encoding small polypeptide DEVIL 11-like, with protein sequence MELFMEEKWKLSKKGSRSCNASRRIMGVEGAGPFLKGSASTRQMRRTAAPGSFSSRFASLVKEQRARFYIMRRCVTMLICWRDYP encoded by the coding sequence ATGGAGCTGTTCATGGAGGAGAAGTGGAAGCTGTCGAAGAAGGGGAGCAGGAGCTGCAACGCGAGCAGAAGAATCATGGGAGTAGAGGGAGCTGGACCCTTCCTGAAGGGATCGGCGAGCACGAGGCAGATGAGGAGGACGGCCGCACCGGGCTCTTTCTCCAGCCGGTTCGCCAGCCTGGTCAAGGAGCAGAGAGCCAGGTTCTACATCATGCGCCGCTGTGTCACCATGCTCATCTGCTGGCGAGACTACCCATGA